Proteins co-encoded in one Bremerella sp. TYQ1 genomic window:
- a CDS encoding DUF58 domain-containing protein: protein MSEAGSRMFSWFRLRGVSITQEGTYYFLVFIFILAGAIVRSTIPLLMILACMLLGPLLFNLWVVTSSLRNLRFTRRVPSLLSCDETFFVELTATNPSRRSTYAVVIEDKLEQIAGFEPEPPQHVDVFFAKIGSRDEAVISYKAVIRKRGKYNVGPLSATTAFPLGLMRSTRTDTAVTSIVVMPRLGHMTPAWRRIIQQEKSGFASSRRQHGLLEGDFYGLREFRNGDPKQWIHWRSSAKQGELVVRQFEKQNQQDFVLVIDAWLPDLATAEDKQRAETVISMAATAVRELALVGGCQLQLVCCGEESETIVGNVSQAYVAQAMHDLAVLVPTNDLDIGEAMANALRTSRPGSRVVLLTTRNTDLSDTEVFAAVWNDSKLRSELGRVKTVAAGRGDVEMFFHLPEREKAKPVEGVS from the coding sequence ATGTCCGAAGCCGGATCGAGAATGTTCTCGTGGTTCCGCTTGCGTGGTGTCTCGATCACGCAGGAAGGGACTTACTATTTCCTCGTCTTTATCTTCATTCTGGCGGGGGCTATCGTCCGTAGTACGATTCCTCTGCTGATGATCCTGGCTTGCATGTTGCTGGGGCCGTTGCTGTTCAACTTATGGGTTGTGACCAGCAGTTTGCGGAACTTACGATTTACCCGCCGCGTTCCGTCGCTGCTTTCGTGCGACGAGACATTCTTTGTGGAACTGACGGCGACCAATCCTTCGCGGCGATCGACGTATGCCGTGGTGATCGAAGATAAATTGGAGCAAATCGCTGGATTCGAGCCAGAGCCGCCGCAGCATGTCGATGTCTTTTTTGCGAAGATCGGTAGCCGCGACGAAGCGGTCATTTCCTATAAAGCGGTGATTCGTAAGCGCGGCAAGTACAACGTCGGCCCGCTTTCCGCGACGACTGCTTTCCCGCTGGGCTTGATGCGAAGTACGCGAACCGATACGGCGGTCACGTCGATTGTGGTGATGCCGCGGCTGGGACATATGACTCCGGCCTGGCGGCGTATCATTCAACAGGAAAAGTCTGGCTTCGCTTCGTCGCGTCGGCAGCATGGTTTGCTCGAGGGAGACTTCTACGGTCTTCGCGAGTTCCGAAATGGCGACCCGAAACAGTGGATTCACTGGCGCAGCAGTGCCAAGCAAGGGGAGCTGGTCGTTCGACAATTCGAGAAACAGAACCAGCAAGACTTTGTCTTAGTGATCGATGCCTGGTTGCCTGATTTGGCGACCGCCGAAGATAAGCAGCGAGCCGAAACAGTCATCAGCATGGCCGCTACGGCGGTTCGGGAATTGGCCCTCGTCGGTGGCTGCCAGTTGCAACTGGTATGTTGCGGCGAAGAGTCGGAAACGATTGTCGGAAACGTTTCTCAGGCCTACGTTGCTCAGGCAATGCACGACTTGGCGGTGCTTGTACCGACCAACGATCTTGATATCGGCGAGGCGATGGCTAACGCGCTGCGAACGTCGCGTCCTGGTTCGCGTGTTGTACTGCTGACGACGAGAAATACCGATCTGTCCGATACCGAAGTTTTCGCGGCCGTGTGGAATGACTCGAAGCTGCGAAGTGAATTGGGCCGTGTCAAAACGGTTGCGGCGGGACGGGGCGACGTCGAAATGTTCTTTCACTTGCCTGAACGAGAAAAAGCCAAACCGGTGGAAGGCGTCTCATGA
- a CDS encoding prepilin-type N-terminal cleavage/methylation domain-containing protein, giving the protein MSFLKQHHRAGLTIVELLVVLGVLAVLLGIAATAVKTGTRGKKQREAARQVNAFIAGAQARALEINRPVGVEIVRDVRDTDGTPGLSAADSGISNTSLVMYVIETPPTYAGDDSSATATLTAVTGSNVTFTATFSSATASMIGVEGFVRPGDLIRFGYRGDKYRIIGVDTTTRVLTVSWEQGQSPPTHAAGSYPFQIYPQPIRSSVTPLQLPTDMCIDLTCSGFGNSGGQFATWNSGSHEPIRFTFNPRGDLDRVWTSASAWQRASGNIHLLVGKYDFAVNALEALNNDGTNDGITDIANTSVDYELFLTDPEFPTNLGDGTAMWVSVNFLTGQVTTTRNKLIPPTYSFLSTQPAKNRDVLATAREYATKVLTVQGEGDQ; this is encoded by the coding sequence ATGAGCTTTTTAAAGCAACATCACCGCGCTGGGTTAACGATTGTCGAACTGCTTGTCGTGCTCGGCGTGTTGGCCGTTTTGCTTGGCATTGCTGCCACGGCAGTCAAAACCGGCACGCGAGGGAAGAAACAGCGAGAAGCGGCTCGTCAGGTAAACGCGTTCATCGCCGGAGCCCAAGCTCGTGCATTGGAAATCAATCGCCCAGTCGGTGTCGAAATCGTTCGCGACGTTCGTGACACCGACGGAACGCCTGGGTTGAGCGCTGCCGACTCGGGGATCAGTAACACTTCGTTGGTGATGTATGTCATCGAAACACCACCAACGTATGCCGGCGACGACAGCAGCGCCACGGCGACATTAACGGCTGTTACCGGATCCAATGTCACGTTTACGGCAACATTTTCCTCGGCAACCGCGTCGATGATTGGCGTCGAAGGCTTCGTTCGCCCCGGCGATCTGATTCGCTTTGGATACCGTGGAGACAAGTACCGCATTATCGGTGTCGATACGACGACTCGCGTCCTCACTGTTTCCTGGGAACAAGGGCAAAGCCCTCCGACCCACGCCGCGGGATCGTATCCGTTTCAGATTTACCCGCAGCCTATTCGCAGCAGTGTTACGCCGCTGCAACTGCCCACCGACATGTGCATTGACCTGACATGCTCGGGCTTTGGCAACAGTGGTGGCCAGTTCGCCACGTGGAACTCTGGCTCGCACGAGCCGATTCGGTTCACGTTCAACCCACGCGGAGATCTTGACCGTGTCTGGACTTCCGCAAGTGCCTGGCAGCGAGCCAGCGGCAACATTCACTTGCTTGTCGGCAAGTACGATTTCGCCGTGAATGCGTTAGAGGCACTTAACAACGATGGAACCAACGACGGGATCACCGACATTGCCAACACGAGCGTCGATTACGAGCTGTTCCTGACAGATCCCGAATTCCCTACGAATCTCGGAGATGGAACGGCCATGTGGGTCTCGGTCAACTTCCTGACCGGGCAAGTGACGACGACGCGCAACAAACTGATTCCACCTACCTACAGTTTCTTATCAACGCAACCGGCCAAAAACCGAGACGTGCTTGCCACCGCTCGTGAGTACGCCACCAAGGTACTCACCGTCCAGGGAGAAGGGGACCAGTAG
- a CDS encoding DUF3488 and transglutaminase-like domain-containing protein has translation MKVERLLQISVALLAALGSLFLAFGQGSNSALPVLATIAAFMSVYLTDIKGWITLNRNLANFAALIAVVFSFFDFWGDGENKLVAIAKLLIYLQVVLLFQPKTTRVYWHLAVLSLLQVVVAAALDFGVAFGLMLIPYMFTALTTLCLFFVYRETLRVDPELKAAHDAVENRPLFSFLAKKPAETNDSTEVSTPAIALSGQLPGNLASVFTSSKMFVQVLKMSFFTLCATVILFYCFPRFDQGNLSQTLGGSAGATTGFKDQISLNDMGSILQSDRFVMRVRLTDLNTDTIIDTEYEPYFRGTSLSTYFPNSKTWIVGNLKEYQVSKLKPPPSAKNLVRQQIATNQSIHFDRTNEGVLLFSIYPAYASKNTARDIVDNQTLGIVSMETDAQAQVRQPDQYEMLVPWNPFGADGDLTPCQHQLDNREFQHYLKRELTQVPLDKEFADTLFDGLTKTADELVEEIPGNGDEEPTQFAIAQRLERHFVMDGNYTYSLHVPLHMKNTRLDPIEDFVVNHRTGHCEFFASALAIMLRSQDIPARVVVGYKGGEFNSFGGYYAVKQKHAHAWVECYLSPKNLPVGISKEDFPNGAWMRLDPTPASRPSPNRKDSGTVFDTFLDWYDYVELAWRDYVVGMNSERQEKDIYKPLTDNLVKPFEGWVSREQWVKYFRDSLAAMGIHMSDEWFSGFASIFTMLVLLVIVVIFEVVRTLSRRYWPAVKRMFLRWFPSRTHRAGFYFKVEKLLAKAGWQRKESDTPREFIDSVIADCRSRDIGGEMPSVLAELIDWYYQIRFGGKTLAPAQQEAIGDHLLVVEQQMVILRKTKR, from the coding sequence ATGAAAGTCGAACGACTACTTCAGATCAGTGTAGCGCTGCTGGCCGCACTTGGTTCGCTTTTTCTCGCCTTTGGACAAGGCTCGAATTCGGCTCTGCCGGTTCTGGCGACCATCGCTGCGTTCATGTCGGTGTACCTGACCGACATCAAGGGTTGGATCACGCTCAATCGTAACCTGGCGAATTTCGCAGCATTGATTGCCGTGGTCTTTTCGTTCTTCGACTTCTGGGGCGACGGCGAAAACAAATTAGTCGCCATTGCAAAACTGCTGATCTATTTGCAGGTCGTGCTGCTGTTCCAGCCGAAGACGACACGCGTTTATTGGCATTTGGCCGTGTTGAGTTTGCTGCAAGTCGTAGTCGCCGCGGCGCTCGATTTTGGCGTCGCGTTTGGCTTGATGCTGATCCCTTACATGTTCACCGCGCTGACGACGCTCTGTTTGTTCTTCGTCTATCGCGAGACGCTGCGTGTCGATCCGGAACTGAAAGCAGCCCACGATGCCGTCGAGAACCGTCCGTTGTTCTCGTTTCTGGCTAAGAAGCCAGCCGAAACGAACGATTCTACCGAGGTATCGACGCCGGCGATCGCACTTTCCGGACAACTTCCAGGCAACTTGGCTTCGGTGTTCACCAGCAGCAAGATGTTCGTTCAGGTGCTGAAGATGAGCTTCTTCACCCTGTGTGCGACGGTGATTCTGTTTTACTGTTTCCCCCGCTTCGATCAGGGGAACTTATCGCAGACGCTAGGAGGCAGTGCCGGGGCGACGACCGGGTTCAAGGATCAGATTTCCTTGAACGATATGGGAAGCATTTTGCAGAGCGATCGCTTTGTGATGCGTGTTCGACTGACCGACTTGAACACCGACACGATTATCGACACCGAGTACGAACCGTACTTCCGCGGCACATCGCTGAGTACCTATTTCCCGAACAGCAAGACGTGGATTGTTGGCAACTTGAAGGAGTATCAAGTTTCCAAGCTGAAGCCGCCACCGTCGGCGAAGAACCTGGTTCGTCAGCAGATTGCGACCAATCAATCGATTCATTTCGATCGCACGAACGAAGGGGTGCTGCTGTTTAGTATTTACCCCGCGTACGCCTCGAAAAATACCGCTCGCGATATCGTCGACAACCAGACGCTCGGGATCGTGTCGATGGAAACGGACGCCCAGGCCCAAGTTCGTCAGCCGGATCAGTACGAGATGCTGGTGCCATGGAACCCGTTTGGAGCGGATGGGGACTTAACGCCCTGTCAGCACCAGTTGGACAACCGAGAATTTCAGCATTACCTAAAGCGGGAACTCACTCAGGTACCGCTTGATAAAGAATTCGCCGACACGCTGTTTGACGGTTTGACAAAAACGGCCGACGAGCTGGTCGAAGAGATTCCTGGAAATGGCGATGAAGAGCCAACGCAGTTTGCTATCGCCCAGCGGTTGGAACGCCATTTTGTGATGGATGGCAATTATACTTATTCGCTTCATGTGCCGCTGCATATGAAGAACACGCGGCTTGATCCAATTGAAGACTTCGTGGTCAATCACCGAACCGGACACTGCGAATTCTTTGCCAGTGCGTTGGCGATCATGCTGCGATCGCAAGATATCCCCGCTCGCGTTGTCGTGGGTTACAAAGGGGGCGAGTTCAATTCGTTCGGCGGCTATTATGCTGTGAAGCAAAAGCATGCCCATGCCTGGGTTGAATGCTATCTGAGTCCCAAGAACTTACCGGTCGGCATTTCCAAAGAAGACTTCCCAAACGGAGCGTGGATGCGACTCGATCCGACGCCTGCATCGCGTCCTTCGCCGAATCGTAAGGACAGCGGTACGGTCTTCGATACGTTCCTCGATTGGTACGACTACGTCGAACTCGCCTGGCGTGATTACGTTGTCGGCATGAACAGCGAGCGTCAAGAGAAAGACATCTATAAGCCTCTGACCGATAACCTGGTCAAGCCGTTCGAGGGCTGGGTCAGCCGCGAGCAATGGGTGAAGTATTTCCGCGATAGCCTCGCCGCGATGGGCATTCACATGAGCGACGAGTGGTTTAGCGGGTTCGCTTCGATCTTCACGATGCTGGTTTTGCTCGTGATTGTTGTCATCTTTGAGGTGGTCCGGACGCTTTCGCGGCGGTATTGGCCGGCGGTCAAACGGATGTTCCTGCGGTGGTTCCCCAGTCGCACGCATCGGGCCGGGTTCTATTTCAAAGTTGAGAAACTGCTTGCCAAAGCGGGCTGGCAGCGAAAAGAATCTGACACGCCCCGCGAGTTTATCGACTCGGTGATCGCCGATTGCCGCTCTCGAGATATCGGGGGCGAGATGCCGTCGGTCCTCGCAGAACTGATCGATTGGTACTATCAGATCCGCTTCGGGGGCAAGACGCTGGCTCCTGCTCAGCAAGAGGCCATTGGCGACCATCTGCTGGTCGTCGAGCAGCAGATGGTCATCTTGCGGAAGACTAAACGTTAA
- a CDS encoding type II secretion system protein has product MPISARQLERKLLRPAFTLVELLVVMGILAMMASMVLVGLSSAAEQARLNRTRSQVQKIHELLMPRWEEYRYRRVPPSSAANPRLKARDRVDAIRALMRMEMPCHIEDVKLGASGSVTPTGDEPALWNFYQRRVMTRAGGFGGWTISFDDAECLYMILESIQDGDTNGLDYFKESEFGDLDGDGMPEILDGWGRPIRFLRWAPGFIGVRSNLHRRDAPDPLDPLNVRGGRGQSAGTGIYDHFPLYPLVISAGPDEQLDIPFRVDDTDEMAAMITGTAASPVIPNDPYIPISSPSQPLYDGRLFGEEFDVDADGYEAYFDNISNHQLVIAGNDQ; this is encoded by the coding sequence ATGCCTATTTCGGCACGACAACTCGAACGGAAACTGTTGCGACCAGCATTCACTTTGGTGGAACTGCTCGTCGTAATGGGGATCCTCGCGATGATGGCGAGCATGGTTCTCGTCGGACTTTCCTCCGCAGCCGAACAAGCACGTCTGAATCGCACTCGCAGCCAAGTTCAAAAGATCCACGAGTTGCTAATGCCGCGATGGGAAGAGTACCGGTACCGCCGCGTTCCGCCATCCTCGGCTGCAAACCCAAGACTTAAAGCACGAGATCGCGTTGATGCTATTCGCGCCTTAATGCGGATGGAAATGCCTTGTCACATTGAAGACGTTAAGTTGGGAGCAAGCGGCTCTGTGACACCAACTGGGGATGAACCTGCCCTTTGGAACTTTTATCAGCGTCGGGTGATGACTCGTGCGGGTGGCTTTGGAGGCTGGACGATCAGCTTCGATGACGCCGAATGCTTGTACATGATTTTGGAGTCCATTCAGGACGGCGATACCAATGGACTCGACTACTTCAAAGAGTCGGAATTCGGCGATCTCGATGGTGATGGAATGCCAGAGATTTTGGATGGCTGGGGACGACCCATTCGCTTTTTGCGTTGGGCTCCTGGATTTATCGGCGTTCGTTCCAACTTGCACCGACGTGATGCTCCAGATCCGTTAGATCCACTGAACGTCCGCGGTGGACGTGGTCAATCTGCCGGGACAGGCATCTATGACCACTTTCCTTTGTATCCACTCGTCATCAGCGCTGGTCCTGATGAACAACTGGACATTCCATTTCGTGTCGACGACACAGATGAAATGGCTGCGATGATTACCGGAACAGCAGCGTCGCCAGTTATTCCCAATGACCCCTATATTCCGATTTCTTCGCCATCCCAACCGCTCTACGATGGGCGACTTTTCGGCGAAGAATTTGATGTCGATGCGGATGGATACGAAGCCTACTTCGACAACATCTCCAATCACCAACTCGTAATCGCGGGGAATGATCAATGA
- a CDS encoding MoxR family ATPase, translating into MPAELLSLVSELESNINQVVVGKPDVVRKCLVALLAGEHILLEDVPGVGKTLMGKALARSVSGNFCRLQFTPDLLPSDIVGSNIFNSKTNEFVFHPGAIFSNIVIGDEINRSSPRTQSALLEAMSDRQVSIDGETHNLPRPFMVIATQNPFEFEGTYPLPESQLDRFLMRISMGYPDRAAERTILESHRIGEPVEELSPVVTCEQIVQLQESVRKIEVSESISEYLLDIIDGTRTSDDLQVGASTRAGLSLFRAAQSHALLDGRDYVVPDDVKNLAVSVLAHRVIPKGFLHAGQREAVESMLARIVDEISIPV; encoded by the coding sequence ATGCCAGCCGAGCTCCTAAGCCTCGTATCCGAGTTGGAATCGAATATCAATCAAGTCGTGGTCGGAAAGCCCGACGTGGTTCGGAAATGCCTGGTGGCGTTATTAGCGGGAGAACACATCCTGCTGGAAGACGTTCCTGGGGTCGGTAAAACGCTGATGGGCAAAGCCCTCGCTCGAAGTGTCTCTGGTAACTTCTGCCGCCTTCAGTTCACGCCAGACCTTTTGCCGAGTGATATTGTCGGCTCGAATATCTTCAACTCGAAGACCAACGAGTTTGTCTTCCACCCTGGGGCGATTTTCTCGAATATCGTGATCGGGGACGAAATCAACCGATCTTCTCCTCGAACACAAAGTGCGTTGCTGGAAGCGATGAGCGATCGACAGGTTTCGATCGACGGCGAGACGCACAATTTGCCGCGGCCATTTATGGTGATCGCGACGCAGAACCCGTTTGAGTTCGAGGGGACCTATCCACTGCCGGAAAGCCAACTCGACCGATTTTTAATGCGGATTTCGATGGGCTATCCCGATCGGGCCGCCGAACGAACGATTCTCGAATCGCACCGAATCGGTGAACCTGTCGAGGAACTCTCGCCGGTAGTGACGTGCGAACAAATTGTCCAGCTGCAAGAGTCGGTTCGTAAAATTGAAGTCAGCGAATCGATCAGCGAGTATCTGCTCGATATTATCGACGGAACGCGAACCAGCGATGACTTGCAAGTCGGAGCGAGTACGCGAGCAGGGCTCAGTCTATTCCGCGCCGCACAAAGCCATGCGTTGTTGGATGGCCGTGACTATGTGGTGCCTGACGACGTGAAAAACCTGGCCGTTTCGGTCCTGGCGCACCGCGTGATTCCCAAGGGATTTTTGCACGCCGGTCAACGCGAAGCGGTCGAGTCGATGCTGGCTCGTATCGTGGATGAGATTTCGATTCCCGTCTAA
- a CDS encoding GNAT family N-acetyltransferase, with translation MSEVIEINEIEDLRGYEVFWNRLFRRTPNATFFQTLPWLETYWKFFGHGKKLRVLLLQVGCEIKGILPLVEQNERTKAGTLRTLNFPLDGWGPFYSPIGSEPTATWYAAMQYLQAIPRTWDMIDIRFVDPSVDRGRAFHSMRCQGMTPIAIPWNTSYGIALPDDFDDYLATRSSKFRATVRRTLRKGEQHGVTFHRYRPAPSVHAIEPSAIDLYDECVLLAKRTWQACSTTGTTISHPEAADYFRACFVKAAEMGMIDLVSLRQKDRMIAFGYNFHHQGNILGTRIGYERDSKQISPGTMMMGHQIRDSIERGDKLIDLGPEHYDIKSRWTNREMPSQRICHYAPLSLAANVLRMGHWWKYGRPAA, from the coding sequence ATGTCAGAAGTGATCGAAATCAACGAAATCGAAGACCTACGCGGTTACGAGGTCTTCTGGAATCGGCTCTTTCGCCGGACTCCCAATGCGACGTTCTTTCAAACCCTGCCGTGGTTGGAAACATACTGGAAGTTTTTCGGACACGGCAAGAAATTGCGGGTTTTACTCCTCCAAGTTGGCTGCGAGATCAAAGGGATCTTGCCGCTGGTCGAGCAAAACGAACGGACCAAAGCCGGAACATTGCGGACTCTGAACTTCCCGCTGGATGGCTGGGGCCCGTTTTATAGTCCGATCGGCAGCGAACCGACCGCTACCTGGTACGCGGCGATGCAATATCTGCAAGCGATTCCACGTACATGGGACATGATCGACATTCGATTTGTCGATCCAAGCGTCGATCGAGGACGAGCGTTCCATTCGATGCGTTGCCAAGGGATGACCCCAATCGCCATTCCGTGGAACACCTCTTACGGCATCGCATTGCCGGACGACTTCGACGATTACCTGGCCACGCGCAGCTCGAAATTCCGTGCAACCGTTCGTCGTACGCTTCGCAAGGGTGAACAGCATGGTGTGACGTTTCACCGCTATCGCCCTGCCCCTTCGGTTCATGCGATTGAACCTTCGGCGATCGATCTTTATGACGAGTGCGTCCTGCTTGCCAAACGAACGTGGCAGGCCTGTTCGACGACCGGCACCACGATCAGCCATCCGGAAGCGGCCGATTACTTTCGAGCTTGCTTTGTCAAAGCCGCCGAGATGGGCATGATCGATTTGGTCTCGCTACGGCAAAAGGACCGCATGATCGCGTTTGGCTACAACTTCCATCACCAGGGAAACATCCTTGGCACTCGCATCGGGTACGAACGAGACAGCAAACAGATCAGCCCTGGCACTATGATGATGGGGCATCAAATCCGAGATTCGATCGAACGAGGGGACAAGCTGATTGACCTTGGCCCGGAGCATTACGATATCAAGTCGCGATGGACCAACCGAGAAATGCCATCGCAACGAATTTGCCACTACGCTCCACTTTCCCTTGCCGCCAACGTGCTACGCATGGGGCATTGGTGGAAGTATGGTCGACCGGCCGCGTAG
- the ychF gene encoding redox-regulated ATPase YchF, whose amino-acid sequence MEAGIVGLPNVGKSTLFNALTAAGIASENYPFCTIEPNVGIVSVPDPRLDVIQNYIKTQKVIPAILRLVDIAGIVRGASEGEGLGNKFLSHIREVDAIIHVVRCFQEPNVVHVDGSVDPIRDIETIDTELMLADLQTVESARDKASRTARSGDKEAKAKVEILNECHALLADGKPLRSADWHDPEMFNIVRNYGLLTAKSVLYLANVDEDNLDGEGEIVQRVRARAAEEGGEVVPVCAKIESELIELDDADRKEMLESVGLEEPALAVVARAAYKLLGLQSYFTAGEKEVRAWTIPVGATAPQSAGVIHSDFERGFIRAEVYSLKDLEEFKSEKAIREAGKLRVEGKSYVMNDGDICHFLFNV is encoded by the coding sequence ATGGAAGCCGGAATTGTCGGGTTGCCGAATGTCGGTAAATCGACCCTGTTCAACGCGTTAACCGCCGCAGGCATCGCCAGCGAGAACTACCCCTTCTGCACGATCGAGCCGAACGTCGGGATCGTTTCGGTGCCAGATCCGCGGCTGGATGTTATTCAAAACTACATCAAGACCCAAAAAGTCATCCCAGCCATCCTGCGCCTGGTCGACATCGCGGGCATTGTCCGCGGTGCTTCGGAAGGGGAAGGCCTGGGCAACAAGTTCCTCTCGCACATTCGCGAAGTGGATGCCATTATCCACGTTGTGCGCTGCTTTCAGGAACCGAACGTCGTTCACGTTGACGGCAGCGTCGATCCGATTCGCGACATCGAAACGATCGATACCGAATTGATGCTGGCCGACTTGCAGACCGTCGAATCGGCTCGCGACAAAGCCTCGCGTACCGCACGCTCCGGCGATAAAGAGGCGAAGGCGAAAGTCGAGATCCTAAACGAATGCCACGCCCTGCTGGCGGACGGTAAGCCGCTGCGTTCCGCCGATTGGCACGACCCCGAGATGTTCAACATCGTGCGGAACTATGGTCTTCTAACGGCGAAAAGCGTGCTTTACCTCGCCAACGTCGACGAGGACAACCTCGACGGCGAGGGAGAAATCGTTCAGCGTGTGCGAGCTCGTGCGGCGGAAGAAGGGGGCGAAGTCGTTCCCGTGTGTGCCAAGATCGAGTCGGAACTGATCGAACTGGACGATGCCGACCGCAAAGAGATGCTCGAAAGTGTCGGCCTTGAAGAACCAGCCCTCGCAGTTGTGGCCCGAGCCGCTTACAAACTGCTGGGCCTGCAAAGTTATTTTACGGCAGGCGAAAAAGAAGTTCGTGCTTGGACAATTCCGGTCGGTGCCACGGCACCTCAGTCGGCCGGAGTGATCCACTCGGACTTCGAGCGTGGATTTATCCGAGCGGAAGTCTACTCGCTGAAAGACTTGGAAGAGTTCAAAAGCGAAAAAGCAATCCGCGAAGCTGGCAAGCTCCGCGTCGAAGGCAAAAGCTACGTCATGAACGACGGAGACATTTGCCACTTCCTGTTTAACGTTTAG
- a CDS encoding type II secretion system protein, whose protein sequence is MTSRPRACHRGFTLVELLVVITIIGILAGLALVGIRGAVVSVQQTAMKVELGQIGSALDQYKGSGAYPPDMNFVYYPLTISSPTAAQQTARINEINRFLRKKFPQRNPTSDDPTTAAAQTNMAAAGTINSAATGANAFELWMLDPSEVYVLILMGVSADVENPLTGTGDRTRLFEFDETRLVDPDNDGWWSYKTRYSDSEIVYFNSKSYIDGSGNVASLDMSDIGSAASGVARPYARVGTGGALDWVKPNGYQLMVAGLDNDFGVYVDSSGTALPTAMKIYSSGTADVTGSVAYTLEDFDNITSFSEASTLGSDTDL, encoded by the coding sequence ATGACATCCCGTCCACGCGCATGCCATCGTGGCTTTACCCTCGTCGAATTGCTGGTGGTGATCACCATCATCGGCATCTTGGCAGGCCTTGCCCTCGTCGGCATTCGAGGTGCCGTCGTCAGCGTTCAACAAACCGCCATGAAAGTCGAGCTCGGTCAAATTGGTTCGGCGCTCGATCAGTACAAAGGGTCAGGGGCGTATCCTCCCGACATGAACTTTGTCTACTACCCGCTGACCATTAGTTCGCCGACGGCAGCTCAGCAAACGGCTCGTATCAACGAAATCAATCGCTTCCTGCGAAAGAAGTTTCCGCAGCGCAATCCCACCTCGGACGATCCGACAACCGCGGCAGCCCAAACCAATATGGCCGCCGCAGGCACGATCAATTCCGCGGCTACGGGAGCAAATGCCTTTGAACTCTGGATGCTCGATCCTTCGGAAGTCTATGTGCTCATCTTGATGGGCGTCAGCGCGGATGTCGAAAACCCGCTCACCGGAACCGGAGATCGTACGCGTCTGTTTGAATTCGATGAAACCCGCCTGGTCGATCCCGACAACGACGGATGGTGGTCGTACAAGACCAGGTACAGCGATTCCGAAATCGTCTACTTCAATTCCAAGTCGTACATCGACGGTAGCGGCAACGTGGCGAGTCTCGACATGTCCGATATCGGTTCGGCCGCCAGTGGTGTCGCGCGTCCCTACGCTCGCGTTGGCACCGGTGGTGCACTCGATTGGGTGAAACCGAACGGATATCAGTTGATGGTCGCCGGCCTCGACAACGACTTCGGTGTCTACGTCGACTCCTCCGGTACCGCGCTTCCGACGGCAATGAAAATTTACTCGTCCGGTACAGCGGACGTGACCGGCAGCGTTGCCTACACGCTGGAAGACTTCGACAACATCACCAGCTTTAGCGAAGCGTCGACTCTCGGTAGCGACACCGACTTGTAA